One Aneurinibacillus migulanus genomic window, CGGTATCCTCTTACTCTTCCTGTCCCAATCGGGGTACGGGAAGGCGGTAAGGTCGTTGAGTTGAACATTCATGACAAAATTGAGAAGAACGGGCACGGTCCACATGGATTGATGGCCGGTACGACCGGTTCCGGGAAGAGTGAAGTTATCCAGTCGATTATTTTATCTTTGGCCGCTACGTATCATCCACATGAAATGGCGTTTATGCTTATCGACTACAAGGGTGGCGGCATGTCCAACACATTCGAAGGACTACCGCATGTTATAGCTACGATTACTAACTTGGAAGATCCTAATCTTATTAATCGGGCCAAGGTTTCGCTACGTGCCGAATTGGAGCGAAGGCAGAAAATATTTAACATGGCTGGTAACATTCAACATATTGATGAATATTTTCGTTCCGATTGGCGCTTCAGAGAGCCATTGCCACATCTTCTTATTGTTATAGACGAGTTTGCACAGCTCAAAAAAGACCAGCCTGAATTTATGGATGAGCTAATAAGCATTGCGGCGATCGGGCGTACGCTGGGTGTTCACCTGCTTCTGGCAACACAGAAGCCGGCGGGGGTCGTAGACGAGAAGATCTGGAGTAATTCACGCTTCCGCATTTGTCTGCGTGTACAGGATGATAGCGATAGTCGGGAGATGATTCAGATTCCGAACGCTTCTACAATTAATGTTCCAGGCCGGGCCTATTTTCAGGTAGGGAACAATGAGGTTCTTGAGTATTTCCAATCTGCCTGGAGCGGTGCCAACTATCAGCCAGAGGAAGAAACACAGACCGAACAGATAGAAATCGCAGAGATTATGCTAGATGGATCGACGAGAAGACAGAAAGTCATCAAAGCTGAGGGAGATAGTCGACAGAAACAAATTCAAGTAGTGATCGATTATATGAAGGAAGAGGCACAGAAGCGGGGTATCAAGCCGCTTCCTGGTCCGTGGCTTGAACCACTTCCTGAACGATTGCCGCTCTCTCGAATGATGGATGTACAGAGCTGGTCACGAAGAAACTGGGAAGTGGAGGAAGATTGGCTACAGCCAACGATTGGCATCATTGATGATGTGGAAAACCAAGCGCAATATCCGTTGCGTATCGATTTAAACGAGGGGCACTTTATCGCTTACGGAATGCCTGGTTCCGGAAAGACTACGCTGATTCAATCGACAATGCTATCTCTTTTCTTTAGTCATGCTCCTGCAGATTTGCATGCATATATTATCGATTTCAGCCGCCAGATGAAAGAATGGGCGCGTTTTCCGCATGTGGGTGGTGTCGTACATGAAGAAGAGACGGAAAAAATGCGCAGGCTCTTCCGTTTTCTGCTGAAAGAATTGGCACTACGCAAAGAACAGTTTTCAAATGAAGGGGTCAGCTCTCTACGGAGTTATCGAAAAATTACCCAGCAACAGGTCCCGGCGCTTATGCTTATTATTGATGGATATCAACGTTTCCGAACTCAATTCGTCGATGAGAATGAGCAGCTTGAAGTGCTGTTGCGTGAAGGGGCGGCCTACGGCATTGTGGTGCTTGTAACAGCAAATCAAACGAGCGACATGTACGATAGGTACCGGAATAACTTTGCTTCTGCCGTCTCTTTTGAGCTTGCGGATCAGACAGATTATTACTTCGCCGTGGGACGTCCTTCCTTCGTCGTTTCGAGTCTTCCAGAAGGGCGCGGTTTCGTAAAAGGGCATAATCCGCCACACGCCTTTCAGTGTATGCTTCCATATGACGGGACGGATGAATGGGAGAAAGCAGCATTCTTTCGTCATCTCGCTGACAGAATGGGGATGGAATGGCAGGGAGAGCCAGCGAAGGAAATTGCAATGCTGCCCAAAGAAATTGGATGGGAGCAGTTACTTAATAGATTCCCGACAAAAGACTCAGGAGAACTTCCTTATGGTATCGATACGGAAGACCTGTCAATGCAGTCTATCCGCCTAGAGGATGCAGATCACGTGTTGGTAACAGGACGGGTAGAATCGGGTAAAACGTCCCTTCTACAAACGCTGATTCTATCAATGAGTCGTCAATACGAGCCGGAAGAAATAGATATATTCTTGATAGAATTAGAAGCGAAGCGTACGGGTATCATGAATTTTTCCTATCTTCCCCATGTCAAAGGGCATGCCACAGATCTCTCTGGGGCAAAGCAGGTGCTTGAGCAAGCTGTGTCCATTATCGAGGAGGAACAAGTACCAACCTATGGGGTAAATTGGACAGATAGCATGGAAGAAAAAACATACCGTCCGCTTATTATCATTATTGATGATGCAGAGAATTTTATGCAGCAGACAAATATGGACTTTGAGAGTAAGAATTATCTCGAAAAACTGACGAAGGAAGCGCGAAAGAAGAATATTCACTTCCTTATCGCCGGTTCCCTTGCCAGCATGAATAGCTATATGCATGAACCATGGATGATGAATATTAAGAAGAAGTTTGTCGGGTTCCTGTTGGGCTCTACCTTAAGTACTGATTTGTATTTCTTTAATATGCGGCTCCCACATGCAGAAACAGATAAAGAATTGCCAACCGGAGACGGATTTGTGATTAAAGGAAAACATATGAAAGTAAAAATAGCTAAACCTTACACAGAGGTCAAGTTATAGACGAAACTACCCGGTGTAAAAGTAAGACAATTCTCTTTCATTTATCGATATTGTAGTACATGAGAATGATAATGATTTCAGGACTGTAAAACATAGAAACGTTGTAATATATTGGTTTTGACATTAAAAAAAGGAAAGGAAGTGCACGCATAATGTCAATGAGAATTCTCGTTACACCGGAAGAATTAGAAGGAATTGCCCAGCAGTTTAGAAACGGATCGGATGCTAGCCGCCAGCAGACGGCTCAGCTCTATCAAGCTCTTCAATCTTTAGAAGGTAAATGGGATGGTGCCACAAAGAAGCGCTTCTTCGATCAATTCGAACAATCCCGTCGTCATATGGAAGCGTATGTTCAATTGCTAGATTCTATCGATCAAGAGCTTCGTGCAATTGCTACGCGCTTCCGCCAAGCAGATGCCCAATAGGCATATTTTAATTTCAATCGTATATTCTTTCAAAAAGACTAGTCACAGCAGCTGGCTGGTCTTTTTATCATAGAAGCTTGAGAACAGGGGTCAATGAGCATGAATTTTCAACCGGAAGTCGGAGAAACGATTCGAATATTTGGAAGAAGATATACGTTTTCTAGGCATCCTGCGGTAGAAGGAATCGAGATGCCCTATGGACAGGAAGGAAGACAGGGAACGGTCTATCAGCTGGTTGACGGTCAGGCGAGCGTTCTTCATAAGTATGCTGCTTTAAAAGTATTCAGGGAACGTTTTAAAAGTAAGCGGCAAGTCGAGCTGGCCGAAAGCTTTAAAAAGTATGCATCTACGTATGGCCTTTCTGCCTGCTTACGCTCTGTAATCGAGCGGCAACATCATGAAAAGCTTGTTGACCAGTATAACGACCTGGATTACTCGATCCTCATGCCATGGATTGAAGGACCGACCTGGGCGGATATTCTTCTGGAGGAAAAAGTTCTGACCCGGGATGAATGTGTACGTATTGCATGCGCTTTTGCCCTCGTTATGAAAGAGTTGGAGACTGCGCATTTGGCGCACTGTGACCTGTCGTCAAGCAACGTTCTTCTTCCTTTTTTGGAAACAGAAAGGGACGGGCGGCCTTTTGCGGATATCGAGCTTGTGGACGTGGAAGAACTGTATGCGCCGGACATCAAAAAACCGGAAATTCTACCTGGTGGTTCTCCGGGATATGCAGCTGAATACATACGAGATGGCGTCTGGACAGCGAGTGCTGATCGTTTCGCAGGTGCAGTTCTTCTGACAGAGATGGTCACATGGCACAGCGAAGATGTACGAAAGCAAAAAGCTGATGATATGAGCTATTTTGCGGCAGAAGAAATGCAAAAGGAAACCGCTCGGTACCGGCAAATAAAAAAGGTGCTTCGCAACACACTCGGAAAGGCTGCAAGCATTCTTTTAGAGCGGGTATGGAAAAGCCGAAGCTTAGAAGATTGTCCTTCTTTTGCTGAATGGTTCGATGTGTTCCCTGCACATATACAAGAAGCAGCTATTAGGAAGAAGCAGGAATGGTCCCAGAAAGTGCAAGTGCCGAGCAGACATTCAACAATGAGCGTAGAGGCGTTGCTAGAAATCGCCGCTGTATTTGAAGGACTTGGTAACAAGAATGCTGCACAGAGAGAATATCGCTACATTATTTCACACTTTCCTGAAAACAAAGCAGTAACAGCAGAGATTAACCTGTTACTGTCAGCAGACGGAGCAGATAAAGAGCAATCATATAGAGCTTATTTACAGGAGTATTTGGAAGCGGCCGCCCAGATGGAAAGGCTAGAAGAATGGGACAAGGCTCTTCTTCTTTATGCCAGAAGTGCTACACTTCCAGCGCTCGATTTCGCTACTAAAGAGGAATTGGAAATTATTTCCGAAGAAATGAGGGAGAAGATCCGTGCCAAACAGCAGGAAATGAGCACGGAAGACGCTCTGCAGAAAATACTGGAGGAGAAGCAGAAGGAAGCGACTGATACTACATATGTTCCCGATCCTACCGGTAAAACAAAGAAACAGCAGCCTCCTCTCGGCGAGAGAATGTGGCGTTTTATGGTTACCCATTGGAAAGTGCTACTATCCCTGGGTAGCTTTCTTATAAGTGTCGGTCTGCTTGTGTGGTTATATTACTTTACAGTCGAAAAAAACTGGGAAGGACTTATTCAGAATGGAACAGAGGCCTTTGCCCAGCAGAATTATATTGAAGCCGAAGAGTTTATCGAGCAGGCGATTGAGCAAAAGCCGACCGAGGATTTGTATACGAAATTGGCTACGATTTATATCAGCCGGGGCCGTTACGAGCAGGCTATCGGTTATTTGGAAAATTTGTTTTTGGAGAAAAAACTTTCTCAAACTAATCAGGAGGCACAGTATTTAATAGGCCGAGCGTATTTCTTGATGAACGATTTTCCGAATGCTATCGATCATTTAGAGAAAGCAAGAAAAGGCGAGAAAAGCGTATACGAACAGGATGCCATACGCGATCTGGTTATTTCCTATGCCCGTCTTAATCAGTATGAAAAGGCCAACCAGCTTGTGCAACAGCTTGATGCCGGCGATTCAGTCTCTAAAGCGTTTATTGCCAATCTGAAAGGTGAGCTGTTCGGGCTTCAGGGCAAAGACATGGAAGCGATTGAGGAATTTAAAAAAGCCGTGTCGTTGCAGGGGGACAA contains:
- the essC gene encoding type VII secretion protein EssC yields the protein MRKSPYFTRSPRVKLGLPTGKIIVHRPKAEPMEPRFSFETMIIPIFLTVATVGIMYYLSKTLYNSAMYAIFIMAMSIPMLGSYIATIVLFFRRKKKHRAEVVQIHEEYLQQLEVHRREIEDIREQQTKFLRQKDPNPEDCMRRIRERHSSLWERAVYSEDFLHTRIGLGTRPFTITVQLPTQDGYDIHPLIAEAQKLGADYSEVTNVPVSIPLREKRVVGLVGERNDITELARVLALQLATHHSPEEVKIVCAYPEQESEEWSWMRWLPHMWDGDRESRYIAEGKRMAHTLFERMYSTLNFRKLRKNAEDKKEYHVPEFVFFLPQLSMFEDDALLPLLLKQGDTVGACTFLMSSKKETLPMECELIIEVKDGVARLYETFSSDDKTNSFTGREQVALDRFSLQEAREMARSIAPLRVKQSAAGVIPKVLTFLDMYKANRIEELDVAARWEQNRYPLTLPVPIGVREGGKVVELNIHDKIEKNGHGPHGLMAGTTGSGKSEVIQSIILSLAATYHPHEMAFMLIDYKGGGMSNTFEGLPHVIATITNLEDPNLINRAKVSLRAELERRQKIFNMAGNIQHIDEYFRSDWRFREPLPHLLIVIDEFAQLKKDQPEFMDELISIAAIGRTLGVHLLLATQKPAGVVDEKIWSNSRFRICLRVQDDSDSREMIQIPNASTINVPGRAYFQVGNNEVLEYFQSAWSGANYQPEEETQTEQIEIAEIMLDGSTRRQKVIKAEGDSRQKQIQVVIDYMKEEAQKRGIKPLPGPWLEPLPERLPLSRMMDVQSWSRRNWEVEEDWLQPTIGIIDDVENQAQYPLRIDLNEGHFIAYGMPGSGKTTLIQSTMLSLFFSHAPADLHAYIIDFSRQMKEWARFPHVGGVVHEEETEKMRRLFRFLLKELALRKEQFSNEGVSSLRSYRKITQQQVPALMLIIDGYQRFRTQFVDENEQLEVLLREGAAYGIVVLVTANQTSDMYDRYRNNFASAVSFELADQTDYYFAVGRPSFVVSSLPEGRGFVKGHNPPHAFQCMLPYDGTDEWEKAAFFRHLADRMGMEWQGEPAKEIAMLPKEIGWEQLLNRFPTKDSGELPYGIDTEDLSMQSIRLEDADHVLVTGRVESGKTSLLQTLILSMSRQYEPEEIDIFLIELEAKRTGIMNFSYLPHVKGHATDLSGAKQVLEQAVSIIEEEQVPTYGVNWTDSMEEKTYRPLIIIIDDAENFMQQTNMDFESKNYLEKLTKEARKKNIHFLIAGSLASMNSYMHEPWMMNIKKKFVGFLLGSTLSTDLYFFNMRLPHAETDKELPTGDGFVIKGKHMKVKIAKPYTEVKL
- a CDS encoding WXG100 family type VII secretion target → MSMRILVTPEELEGIAQQFRNGSDASRQQTAQLYQALQSLEGKWDGATKKRFFDQFEQSRRHMEAYVQLLDSIDQELRAIATRFRQADAQ
- a CDS encoding tetratricopeptide repeat protein — its product is MNFQPEVGETIRIFGRRYTFSRHPAVEGIEMPYGQEGRQGTVYQLVDGQASVLHKYAALKVFRERFKSKRQVELAESFKKYASTYGLSACLRSVIERQHHEKLVDQYNDLDYSILMPWIEGPTWADILLEEKVLTRDECVRIACAFALVMKELETAHLAHCDLSSSNVLLPFLETERDGRPFADIELVDVEELYAPDIKKPEILPGGSPGYAAEYIRDGVWTASADRFAGAVLLTEMVTWHSEDVRKQKADDMSYFAAEEMQKETARYRQIKKVLRNTLGKAASILLERVWKSRSLEDCPSFAEWFDVFPAHIQEAAIRKKQEWSQKVQVPSRHSTMSVEALLEIAAVFEGLGNKNAAQREYRYIISHFPENKAVTAEINLLLSADGADKEQSYRAYLQEYLEAAAQMERLEEWDKALLLYARSATLPALDFATKEELEIISEEMREKIRAKQQEMSTEDALQKILEEKQKEATDTTYVPDPTGKTKKQQPPLGERMWRFMVTHWKVLLSLGSFLISVGLLVWLYYFTVEKNWEGLIQNGTEAFAQQNYIEAEEFIEQAIEQKPTEDLYTKLATIYISRGRYEQAIGYLENLFLEKKLSQTNQEAQYLIGRAYFLMNDFPNAIDHLEKARKGEKSVYEQDAIRDLVISYARLNQYEKANQLVQQLDAGDSVSKAFIANLKGELFGLQGKDMEAIEEFKKAVSLQGDNERYIKNLVDLYIKKNKTNQVDDATKAKTYEEAISLINSLLKNDFTNIDYLNRLGQAYYDYGLYYEARGDKKYINLFQQSLISYNQIIDLGIQNEDILLNIGILYDKLKQKGKAEGVYKQVLENYPNSGRAYFVYGLFHLKEKRYKEAFGMLQKVVQLNQNPSETAIAKERMEEMKRKKLI